From Passer domesticus isolate bPasDom1 chromosome 20, bPasDom1.hap1, whole genome shotgun sequence, one genomic window encodes:
- the ZNF750 gene encoding zinc finger protein 750 — MSLLKERKPKKPHYIPRPPGKPFKYKCFQCPFTCNEKSHLFNHMKYGLCKNSITLVSEQDRVIKCPKGSSLEPKQINQLESTVKPTSSKSVTNGLSSLDSKPQYPFTKEDAKENVELQNQATNAAIPGQKPAIPKELSPASSAAEGAISVQPLMEGMVRPSAFVPVGEHRDSKGPEITEASEILSLSNKSSPFHTKSAFHAPAHPWKAGSFLPEFPHKVAPTKGFGSISPYMQPMIPEYSPHFYEHRLAIYTPYLLPGSTECESSALSVYGTQDQRHFLPHPGPLPKPLNPSAYEHYRLFQQYHSTPPIPYGFCRPTDPPFYRFSHVAGINREQNSHLMEETTLLYPASLSPSQQYPLSSHKKQADYEKEMTLLHAKGNAKDDQNERENAKMSPLAGSAATGSPGRPSPTNFTQTSHTCEGLFDLSNKSSSTSLGKYDQSEENFTAFRPVRKSTDQAPSLQGVQAQQERGDSPNSINVTDEDSHTQTDGQNNTGSLSNTEEDTGIGPLNLSKKPDTSTGPTHEHTYKTPSKTDRQSFLEMQDMPLNLSVKDSCNTASLKTSFHSPSHDNSNAAAAPPSTEKESSGAEPCVPKTPSSSACDKPFAAQRGEAADLGLMESCDEQKQTAAVALCQLAAYSPGTARLDGDGHGAQDGQGAPAEPAPDAQDTQCSPKGKGQKRTNQKESAKSQQGAKRVRPNDCSRVFTLRKRTRVS; from the exons atgagtcTCCTCAAAGAACGTAAACCCAAGAAGCCTCATTACATCCCAAGACCACCGGGAAAGCCGTTCAAGTACAAGTGCTTCCAGTGCCCCTTCACGTGCAATGAGAAATCCCATCTCTTTAAccacatgaagtatggcctctGCAAAAACTCCATCACTTTGGTGTCGGAGCAGGATCGTGTCATcaagtgtcccaagggcagttCCCTGGAGCCCAAACAGATCAACCAGCTGGAATCTACGGTCAAACCAACTTCTTCTAAATCTGTCACAAACGGACTGTCAAGCCTCGATTCAAAGCCTCAATACCCTTTTACAAAAGAAGATGCCAAGGAAAATGTTGAGTTACAAAACCAGGCCACAAACGCCGCAATTCCAGGACAGAAACCTGCCATTCCGAAGGAActgagccctgccagctctgcagcagaagGTGCCATCAGCGTGCAGCCCCTGATGGAGGGCATGGTCAGGCCCTCGGCCTTCGTTCCCGTCGGAGAGCACCGAGACAGCAAAGGCCCAGAAATCACTGAGGCATCTGAAATCCTCTCCCTCTCTAACAAAAGTTCTCCTTTTCACACCAAGTCTGCGTTTCACGCACCAGCTCACCCGTGGAAGGCAGGTTCTTTCCTCCCAGAGTTTCCACACAAAGTTGCTCCCACGAAAGGCTTTGGTTCCATTTCACCTTACATGCAACCAATGATTCCAGAGTACTCACCCCATTTCTATGAGCACCGGCTTGCTATCTACACACCTTACCTGctcccaggcagcacagagTGTGAAAGCTCTGCTCTCTCTGTCTATGGAACACAAGATCAAAGACACTTTCTTCCCCACCCTGGGCCACTTCCAAAACCCCTAAATCCATCAGCATATGAACACTATCGATTGTTCCAGCAGTACCACTCCACTCCACCAATACCATATGGATTTTGTAGGCCAACAGATCCTCCATTTTACAGATTTTCACACGTAGCTGGTATCAACAGGGAGCAAAACTCCCACCTGATGGAAGAAACCACCTTGCTGTACCCAGCTTCTTTAAGTCCGTCCCAACAATACCCTCTAAGCTCACATAAAAAACAAGCAGattatgaaaaagaaatgaCGTTATTGCACGCCAAAGGTAACGCTAAGGATGACCAAAATGAAAGAGAGAATGCCAAAATGAGCCCTCTTGCAGGAAGTGCAGCAACAGGCTCCCCTGGCAGACCCAGCCCCACCAACTTCACCCAGACAAGCCACACGTGTGAGGGTTTGTTTGACCTCTCCAACAAGTCATCCTCCACATCCCTGGGCAAGTATGACCAATCAGAAGAAAACTTCACAGCCTTCAGACCTGTGAGAAAAAGCACAGACCAAGCACCTTCCCTTCAAGGCgtgcaggcacagcaggagagaggggattCACCCAACAG CATCAATGTCACTGATGAAgactcacacacacagactgATGGTCAGAACAACACGGGCTCGCTGTCCAACACGGAGGAAGACACAGGGATAGGTCCTCTCAATCTTTCCAAAAAGCCCGACACAAGCACAGGACCTACTCACGAGCACACGTACAAAACCCCATCCAAAACAGACAGGCAGAGCTTCCTGGAAATGCAGGACATGCCCCTGAACCTCTCAGTGAAGGATTCCTGTAACACAGCCAGCCTGAAAACGTCCTTCCACAGCCCATCCCACGACAACAGCAACGCCGCCGCCGCTCCTCCGAGCACCGAGAAGGAGAGCTCCGGCGCGGAGCCGTGCGTCCCCAAGacccccagcagcagtgcctgtgacAAACCCTTCGCAGCCCAGCGTGGTGAGGCTGCAGACTTGGGGCTCATGGAGAGCTGTGACGAGCAGAAGCAGACAGCAGCCGTGGCTCTGTGCCAGCTGGCTGCCTACAGCCCCGGCACGGCGCGGCTGGACGGCGACGGGCACGGCGCGCAGGACGGGCAGGGCGCGCCCGCGGAGCCCGCTCCCGATGCTCAGGATACTCAGTGCAGCCCAAAGGGGAAAGGACAGAAAAGGACAAACCAAAAAGAATCTGCGAAATCCCAGCAAGGTGCTAAGAGGGTCAGGCCCAATGACTGCAGCAGAGTGTTCACTTTAAGGAAGAGAACAAGAGTGTCCTAA